The following proteins are co-located in the Heliorestis convoluta genome:
- a CDS encoding RrF2 family transcriptional regulator gives MKITQEADYALRVIAYLTEVGQGEIVEAKTIAEQQAIPLRFSLKLLRKLQKAGIVQSYRGIYGGYALHRPPSSVTFKEVIEAIEGPIYLNSCLDNINNCNLITAGSQCQVHQALAQIQSRFIKDLERVNFENIKKPVFSTK, from the coding sequence ATGAAAATCACCCAAGAAGCAGATTACGCCCTACGAGTGATCGCCTATCTAACAGAAGTCGGGCAGGGAGAAATCGTCGAAGCCAAAACAATCGCCGAACAGCAAGCCATCCCCCTTCGCTTCTCCCTAAAGCTACTTAGAAAGCTGCAAAAAGCTGGCATCGTACAATCCTATCGAGGAATCTACGGTGGTTACGCACTCCATCGTCCCCCAAGTTCAGTCACTTTCAAAGAAGTCATTGAGGCCATCGAAGGACCCATCTATCTAAATAGCTGCCTCGACAACATCAACAACTGCAATCTCATCACAGCAGGCTCACAATGCCAAGTTCACCAGGCACTCGCCCAGATCCAATCCCGCTTCATCAAAGACTTAGAAAGAGTTAACTTTGAAAATATAAAAAAGCCTGTCTTCAGCACAAAGTAG
- a CDS encoding DNA topoisomerase III, whose protein sequence is MSKTLVLAEKPSVGRDLARVLQCHKKNNGYFESERYIVTWALGHLVTLADPEGYDEKYKEWRMEDLPLLPPQLKLVIIRESSKQYHKVKELLQRKDVKDIVLATDAGREGELVGRWILEKANIKKPLKRLWISSVTDKAIREGFQKLKNGKEYENLYASAVARSEADWLVGINATRALTCKFNAQLSCGRVQTPTLAIIARREEEIKNFQPRSYYSLVATAQTAQSTEHGNQNKVTLELQWQDEKTKDYKTFDKNQSDQLLQKLQGQKAQITEISKKAKKTYAPPLYDLTELQRDANKRFGYSAKETLSIMQRLYEQHKILTYPRTDSRYLSSDMVDTLKERIKAISIGPYTAKAAKILRNPIKTSKAFIDDSKVSDHHAIIPTEETILLNNLTDKERKIYDLVVKRFLAVLYPPFEYEQITIKAKIGGETFLAKGKHILQAGWKEVYDHTSGDEKDEEAAEGLSDQILPDLQPQQILTIAELRQRQGQTKPPAYFNEGTLLSAMENPIPYMTGEKQDLIKTMGQTGGLGTVATRADIIEKLFNSFLIEKKGKDIHSTSKGRQLLELVPEELQSPALTAQWEQKLNAIAKGTLPKQAFVNEMKKYAQQVVAEIKKSEKKFQHDNLTGEKCPQCGKKMLQVNSKKGVLLVCQDRQCGERKNVAKTTNARCPECKKKLELRGEGEGQIFYCRCGYREKLSAFQERRKKDPGKTSKKDVAQYMKSQKKEDQGPMNTALADALAKLKGTL, encoded by the coding sequence ATGAGCAAAACACTCGTCTTAGCAGAAAAACCGTCCGTAGGCCGCGACCTAGCACGAGTCTTACAATGTCATAAAAAAAACAACGGCTACTTTGAAAGCGAGCGCTACATTGTCACCTGGGCTTTAGGACACCTCGTTACCTTAGCAGACCCAGAAGGATACGATGAAAAGTACAAGGAATGGCGTATGGAAGATCTGCCTCTATTACCACCACAGCTCAAGCTGGTTATCATTCGTGAGAGCAGCAAGCAGTATCATAAAGTCAAAGAACTCCTACAACGCAAAGACGTCAAAGACATCGTCTTAGCCACCGATGCAGGACGAGAAGGAGAACTCGTCGGTCGCTGGATCTTAGAAAAAGCAAATATCAAAAAGCCCCTTAAGCGGCTCTGGATTTCCTCTGTCACCGACAAAGCCATTCGAGAAGGCTTTCAAAAGCTGAAAAATGGAAAAGAGTACGAAAACCTCTACGCCTCAGCCGTAGCTCGCTCGGAAGCCGACTGGCTTGTAGGCATCAATGCCACACGAGCGCTCACCTGTAAGTTTAACGCCCAGCTTTCCTGTGGTCGTGTACAAACACCAACGCTTGCAATCATCGCTCGTCGAGAAGAAGAAATCAAAAACTTCCAACCTCGAAGCTATTACAGCCTAGTCGCTACAGCTCAAACGGCACAAAGCACGGAGCATGGCAACCAGAATAAAGTCACACTCGAGTTACAATGGCAAGACGAGAAAACAAAAGACTATAAAACCTTTGATAAAAACCAAAGCGATCAACTGCTACAAAAGCTACAAGGCCAAAAAGCTCAAATCACAGAAATCAGCAAAAAAGCCAAAAAAACTTATGCACCCCCCCTTTATGACCTTACAGAACTACAAAGAGATGCCAACAAACGCTTCGGTTACTCCGCCAAAGAGACCCTCTCCATTATGCAAAGACTGTACGAACAGCACAAGATCTTGACCTACCCGCGCACAGACTCACGGTACCTATCGAGTGACATGGTCGACACCTTAAAAGAAAGAATCAAAGCCATCAGCATCGGTCCTTACACAGCCAAAGCCGCCAAAATCTTACGAAATCCTATCAAAACAAGCAAAGCCTTCATTGACGACAGCAAAGTCTCCGATCACCATGCCATCATCCCCACCGAAGAAACGATTCTTCTGAATAACCTTACGGACAAAGAAAGAAAAATCTACGATCTCGTTGTGAAACGCTTCCTCGCTGTGCTCTACCCACCTTTTGAATATGAGCAAATAACAATAAAAGCCAAAATCGGCGGAGAAACCTTTCTAGCCAAAGGAAAGCATATCCTTCAGGCTGGCTGGAAAGAAGTTTACGATCATACCAGCGGCGATGAAAAGGACGAAGAAGCCGCAGAAGGCCTATCCGATCAGATCCTGCCAGACTTGCAGCCACAACAAATTCTTACCATCGCCGAACTAAGACAACGACAAGGCCAGACTAAGCCACCGGCTTATTTTAATGAAGGAACATTACTGTCAGCCATGGAAAATCCCATACCCTATATGACAGGAGAAAAGCAAGATCTGATCAAAACAATGGGACAAACAGGCGGCCTCGGCACAGTTGCCACAAGAGCCGACATCATTGAAAAACTTTTTAACAGCTTTTTAATCGAGAAAAAAGGCAAAGACATTCACAGCACCTCAAAAGGCCGCCAACTTCTAGAACTCGTCCCAGAAGAGCTCCAATCACCAGCCCTAACAGCGCAATGGGAACAAAAGCTCAACGCCATAGCCAAAGGCACCTTGCCCAAGCAGGCCTTTGTCAACGAAATGAAAAAGTACGCTCAACAAGTCGTCGCAGAAATCAAAAAAAGCGAAAAAAAATTCCAACACGACAATCTCACAGGCGAAAAATGCCCCCAATGTGGCAAAAAAATGCTTCAAGTAAACAGCAAAAAAGGTGTCCTCCTCGTCTGTCAAGACCGCCAGTGTGGAGAGCGAAAAAACGTAGCCAAAACAACGAACGCACGCTGCCCCGAATGCAAGAAAAAGCTTGAACTACGAGGCGAAGGAGAAGGTCAAATCTTCTACTGTCGCTGCGGCTACCGGGAAAAACTCTCAGCCTTCCAGGAGCGAAGAAAAAAAGATCCCGGCAAGACCTCCAAAAAAGATGTCGCCCAATACATGAAAAGCCAGAAAAAAGAAGACCAAGGGCCGATGAACACCGCCCTTGCCGACGCCTTGGCTAAATTAAAAGGGACATTATAA
- the cooS gene encoding anaerobic carbon-monoxide dehydrogenase catalytic subunit produces the protein MAICPSADKKLEQYIATKGEETSFHRVEPQKHKCTFGLQGICCTLCSNGPCKITKTAPRGVCGANADTIVARNFLRAVAAGSACYIHVIENAAKNLKAIGEKEGTLKGEGKLQELAELLHIKEAETMTVHQKAIEVAQKILQDLYKPREEKMELVKVLTPTKRYEKWQDLNILPGGAKSEVFDSIVKTSTNLNSDPIDMLLQTLTLGISTGLYGLTLTNLVNDVIMGEPVIRQASVGFKVVDENYINIMITGHQHSMLADLQDKLTTPEAIAQAEAAGAKGFKIIGSTCVGQDLQVRGEHCQDIFAGHTGNNFTSEALITTGAIDLLLSEFNCTVPGLEPLTEKYQVKRICLDDVARTAGATYQPFTMNQAEALTDQIIESAIKSYQERRNQIRIDIPTDHGHDDVVTGLSEKSLKQFLGHSWKPLIDLIASGKIKGIAAVVGCSNVALGHDVITVGLTQELIQKDILVLSAGCSSGGLENVGLMSPAAASLASDNLRSVCESLGIPPVLNFGPCLAIGRLEMIAAELAEALAIDIPQLPLVLSAPQWLEEQALADGAFGLALGLPLHLATAPFITGSETITKVLTEDLKEITGGYIIIESSPAKAAKELSSIIEDRRAALGL, from the coding sequence ATGGCCATCTGCCCATCAGCCGACAAAAAACTAGAACAATACATCGCCACCAAAGGCGAAGAAACATCCTTTCACCGCGTAGAACCACAAAAACACAAATGTACCTTTGGCCTCCAAGGCATCTGCTGTACCCTCTGCTCCAACGGACCTTGTAAAATAACCAAAACAGCACCTCGCGGTGTCTGTGGTGCCAACGCCGACACCATCGTAGCCAGAAACTTTCTACGTGCCGTCGCAGCCGGTTCTGCCTGTTATATCCACGTCATCGAAAATGCAGCCAAAAACCTAAAAGCCATCGGAGAAAAAGAAGGCACCCTCAAAGGAGAAGGCAAACTCCAAGAGCTCGCCGAACTCTTACACATAAAAGAAGCAGAAACCATGACAGTGCACCAAAAAGCCATCGAAGTAGCCCAAAAGATCCTGCAAGACCTCTACAAACCAAGAGAAGAAAAAATGGAGCTTGTCAAAGTACTCACACCAACCAAACGCTATGAAAAATGGCAAGACCTCAACATACTCCCCGGCGGTGCCAAATCAGAAGTCTTTGACAGCATCGTCAAAACATCGACCAATCTCAACAGCGACCCTATTGACATGCTATTACAAACCCTAACCCTAGGCATCTCCACAGGACTCTACGGCCTGACCCTAACCAACCTCGTCAACGATGTCATCATGGGCGAGCCTGTCATTCGCCAAGCCTCTGTTGGCTTCAAAGTGGTCGACGAAAATTACATCAATATTATGATCACAGGCCATCAACATTCCATGCTTGCAGATCTGCAGGATAAACTGACAACACCGGAAGCCATAGCCCAAGCAGAAGCAGCAGGCGCCAAAGGCTTCAAAATCATAGGTTCCACCTGCGTAGGCCAGGACCTACAAGTGCGAGGAGAACACTGTCAGGATATCTTCGCCGGACATACAGGCAACAATTTTACCAGCGAAGCCTTGATTACTACAGGGGCCATCGACCTCCTACTTTCCGAATTTAACTGCACTGTCCCAGGCCTAGAACCGCTAACCGAAAAATACCAAGTCAAACGAATCTGCCTCGACGATGTAGCCCGAACAGCAGGCGCCACCTACCAGCCTTTTACCATGAATCAGGCCGAAGCCCTAACAGATCAGATCATCGAAAGCGCCATCAAGAGCTACCAAGAAAGAAGAAATCAGATCAGAATTGATATCCCCACAGACCATGGTCACGACGACGTAGTCACCGGTCTTAGTGAAAAATCACTAAAACAATTTCTCGGCCACAGCTGGAAGCCCCTTATCGACCTCATCGCCAGCGGCAAAATCAAAGGCATCGCCGCCGTTGTCGGATGTTCCAACGTTGCTTTAGGCCATGACGTCATTACAGTCGGCCTCACCCAAGAACTAATCCAAAAAGATATCCTCGTCCTCTCGGCCGGTTGCTCCAGCGGAGGCTTAGAAAACGTAGGACTCATGTCACCGGCCGCAGCATCTCTAGCCAGCGACAACCTCCGCAGTGTTTGCGAAAGCCTTGGCATCCCTCCAGTCCTTAACTTCGGCCCTTGCCTCGCCATCGGACGCCTGGAAATGATCGCCGCCGAACTGGCAGAAGCCCTTGCCATCGACATCCCCCAACTACCACTTGTCCTCTCAGCACCACAATGGCTGGAAGAACAAGCCCTTGCCGATGGTGCCTTCGGTCTCGCCCTAGGACTACCCCTACACCTAGCCACAGCACCGTTTATCACCGGCAGCGAAACAATCACCAAAGTACTCACCGAAGACCTCAAAGAAATCACCGGCGGCTACATCATCATAGAAAGTAGCCCTGCCAAAGCAGCCAAAGAGCTTTCTAGCATCATCGAAGACAGAAGAGCAGCCTTGGGTCTGTAA
- the mntA gene encoding type VII toxin-antitoxin system MntA family adenylyltransferase antitoxin codes for MTIKNTIEEAIEETKKILQKKEEVSAAYLFGSIAKGNYRANSDIDIAILFIPAMTKLERFEKRLELMGHIEDVAQRSADVIDLLEAPLFLQHQIRKYGKLIIEKDKAYRIDQEVRSRREYFDLMPHLERRQKAIIKDFLEKRGKENGRS; via the coding sequence ATGACTATAAAAAATACAATAGAAGAAGCAATAGAAGAAACCAAGAAAATCTTACAAAAAAAGGAAGAAGTCAGCGCCGCCTACCTCTTCGGTTCCATCGCCAAAGGAAACTACAGAGCCAACAGCGACATTGACATTGCCATCTTATTTATCCCAGCCATGACAAAACTAGAACGCTTCGAAAAACGCTTAGAACTAATGGGCCACATAGAAGACGTAGCCCAACGAAGCGCAGACGTCATCGACCTACTCGAAGCACCGCTATTTCTACAACATCAGATTCGAAAGTACGGAAAACTGATCATAGAAAAAGACAAAGCCTACCGCATAGATCAAGAAGTACGATCACGAAGAGAATACTTTGACCTAATGCCGCATCTTGAACGACGACAAAAAGCCATCATAAAAGACTTTCTTGAAAAAAGAGGGAAAGAAAATGGTCGATCATAA
- the rlmH gene encoding 23S rRNA (pseudouridine(1915)-N(3))-methyltransferase RlmH, with protein sequence MQIQIISVGKIKEKYLKLGIEEFSKRLQAYCRLTPIEVSDEEAPDTLSAKEVERVKEKEGQRILQQLRPDSYVIALAIDGTTWSSEELAREIDQRATYGQSQIAFIIGGSHGLSPQVLQRANKKLSFSKMTFPHQLMKLILLEQIYRAFRINRGEPYHK encoded by the coding sequence TTGCAGATTCAAATCATCTCTGTAGGAAAAATCAAAGAAAAATATCTCAAATTAGGCATAGAAGAGTTTAGCAAGCGCTTACAAGCCTATTGTCGCTTAACTCCTATAGAAGTGAGCGACGAAGAAGCACCTGATACCTTAAGTGCCAAAGAAGTTGAACGAGTCAAAGAAAAAGAAGGCCAGCGAATCTTACAACAACTAAGACCAGATAGCTACGTCATTGCCTTGGCCATCGACGGAACCACCTGGTCTTCTGAAGAACTAGCCCGAGAAATCGATCAACGAGCAACATACGGCCAAAGCCAGATCGCCTTTATCATTGGCGGATCCCACGGCTTGAGCCCCCAAGTGCTACAAAGGGCCAATAAGAAGCTTTCTTTTTCCAAGATGACCTTCCCCCATCAACTGATGAAGCTGATCTTGCTAGAACAGATCTACAGAGCCTTTCGGATTAATCGGGGAGAGCCGTACCACAAGTAA
- a CDS encoding response regulator, whose protein sequence is MKRGKQVILVVDDTPEILALISGLLKNNYRVKIATNGEMALAVAKAAPPDLILLDVLMPKMDGYETCRRLKESPCLADIPVIFLTALSKVEDEQKGLALGAVDYIVKPISPPILYSRIKTHLTLKEARDFLKDKNAYLETEVARRTEEIALIQEVSIVAMASLAETRDNETGNHLRRTQQYVWELARDLHHHERFRHFLSAENIQLLVKSVPLHDIGKVGIPDAILQKPEALCDKEFEIMKTHTLLGRDAIVRAEMLLNQGETFLRFAKEIALSHHEKWDGSGYPEGLRGEEIPIPARLMAVADVYDALISRRIYKKALPHTEAIKIIREGSGVHFDPAIVEAFLRLERRFQEISEAFSDEDKAQ, encoded by the coding sequence ATGAAAAGGGGAAAACAAGTCATCCTTGTTGTCGATGATACACCAGAAATTTTAGCCCTAATTAGTGGGTTATTAAAAAACAATTATAGAGTAAAGATTGCTACCAACGGTGAAATGGCGCTAGCAGTCGCCAAAGCGGCACCACCCGATTTGATTTTACTGGATGTCCTGATGCCCAAGATGGATGGGTATGAGACCTGTCGGCGACTCAAGGAAAGCCCTTGCCTGGCTGATATCCCTGTCATATTTCTAACAGCCCTGAGCAAAGTGGAAGATGAACAGAAAGGCTTGGCTTTAGGCGCTGTAGACTATATTGTCAAACCAATCAGCCCACCCATTTTATATTCCCGCATCAAGACCCATCTCACTTTAAAAGAAGCCAGAGATTTTCTGAAAGACAAAAACGCCTATCTAGAAACAGAAGTAGCTCGGCGCACAGAAGAAATCGCTTTAATCCAAGAAGTATCTATCGTTGCCATGGCTTCCTTGGCAGAAACGCGGGACAATGAGACGGGAAATCACCTCCGACGTACGCAACAATATGTATGGGAATTGGCGCGAGATCTTCATCACCATGAACGGTTTCGTCATTTTCTTTCAGCAGAAAATATTCAGTTGCTTGTAAAGTCAGTTCCTTTGCATGATATTGGTAAAGTGGGCATCCCTGACGCTATCTTACAAAAACCTGAAGCGTTGTGCGATAAAGAGTTTGAAATTATGAAAACCCATACCCTTTTAGGGCGAGATGCGATTGTACGAGCTGAAATGTTGCTCAATCAAGGGGAAACTTTTCTTCGCTTTGCCAAAGAAATTGCGCTATCCCATCACGAGAAATGGGATGGCAGTGGCTACCCCGAAGGTCTCCGCGGCGAAGAAATTCCCATTCCAGCGCGTCTCATGGCCGTAGCAGATGTCTATGACGCTTTAATTAGCCGACGAATCTATAAAAAAGCACTTCCACATACAGAAGCCATTAAAATCATAAGAGAAGGTTCGGGAGTGCACTTTGACCCGGCCATCGTAGAAGCCTTTTTGCGATTAGAAAGAAGATTTCAAGAGATCTCAGAAGCTTTTAGTGATGAAGATAAAGCGCAATAA
- a CDS encoding response regulator yields the protein MEPQKIRQSLFARLSMTMFFIILLFALAVKQFIIDPAVDRVADSEFRQYTSEIKDNIEEFFNSAERQLFIARDYAAKSLWADDDIDSFSQLFMPVLRNNPALSAMIYAREDSKEFILFQDEEGWRSRVTFPERDSEKARWLYWDRNGMFLQEKQGTSGYDCRQRPWFIGAMNSLERDVFWTEPYIFYTKQEPGITASLLYTDQEGTNYVIGMDVSLRDLSMITRSVAVGPKGYVALFDQGGTLIGLPVGERSLAENGESLVIQSISTLGLESLEAGFSRWSNNNWTVEEKLRYTSNGEVWLTMITPIVVGQHEFFIGIFVPESYFAQDRERWLYALGILLVLVIGLSFGLANEIARHLSRPLRQLLEQSERIGRLDFRPTPFSKTEWEEINRLAEAQEKMRRLVSQAAEDLEEIVRSRTLELQEATQAKSMFLANMSHEIRTPLNAIIGMAYLALKTDLTPKQRDYIEKIYKSGTSLLQIINDILDFSKIESDNLKMEQIDFLLTDVMQGVVDVNSGKAYEKGLEFLYHIPPDIPVSLIGDPLRLGQVITNLVDNALKYTAKGQVAIDVQLLQSTNGKVQLQFNVSDTGIGLSQQEVEKLFQPFTQADGSTTRKYGGTGLGLSICKRLVEMMEGAVWVTSEAGKGSRFSFTAWFGVSKLEQQQQRVIPDILNNMRLLVVDDNPMALEIMVEYLRSMGFRVDTATSGEEAIAAVHQSDRQDPYAMVFMDWQMPGINGIQAATNIKTNSDLEQTPAVIMVSALERDELRHQAEQANLEAVLTKPISQSLLIDTIVHLFAPEKGESLRSPTIMDKNYGLAGLRVLVAEDNDVNQQIVQELLKSQGILVDLVDNGKKAVDKVLLSTAEKPYDLVLLDLEMPDMDGFEAARVIRKTDTDVPIIALTAWAMKSERERCLDAGMNAHVAKPIDPHLLFTTLSQYHPSAQQSSLIPQEITAIGRMIESIPGLDVEEGLTRVAGNVSLYRKLLMQFASNQQKASETLQEALRQGDKATAVTRVHSIKGVAGNLGAHTLYESAAALEAALLNSESEKSETIEKRFEQFSQQLHRVIEGIESTLYNEVIANEANQYDRPSSIAKLKRLQDLLEEYDSEAIDFFDSVRESWMEYVDHNKIVQLEKEIKSYQYDKALQILKGLDVGDGEG from the coding sequence ATGGAGCCACAAAAGATCCGTCAATCACTTTTTGCACGCCTATCCATGACCATGTTTTTCATTATCCTCTTATTCGCCCTTGCTGTAAAGCAATTTATAATCGATCCTGCCGTAGATCGAGTCGCCGACAGTGAATTTCGCCAGTACACATCAGAAATAAAAGACAATATTGAAGAATTCTTCAACTCAGCAGAAAGACAACTTTTTATCGCCCGAGACTATGCGGCAAAAAGCCTATGGGCCGATGATGACATAGACAGCTTTAGCCAGCTTTTTATGCCTGTACTTCGAAACAATCCAGCCTTATCGGCCATGATCTACGCACGAGAAGACTCCAAAGAATTCATCTTATTCCAAGACGAAGAAGGCTGGCGCAGTCGAGTCACCTTTCCAGAGCGTGATTCAGAAAAGGCACGGTGGCTATACTGGGATAGAAATGGGATGTTTCTTCAAGAGAAACAAGGAACAAGCGGCTATGATTGCCGCCAGAGACCCTGGTTTATCGGTGCCATGAACTCTTTAGAAAGAGACGTATTCTGGACAGAACCTTACATATTTTATACGAAACAAGAACCCGGTATCACAGCATCGCTTCTGTACACCGATCAAGAAGGAACAAACTATGTCATAGGTATGGATGTATCACTACGAGATCTCTCCATGATTACTCGATCTGTCGCTGTCGGTCCAAAAGGCTATGTGGCCCTTTTTGACCAAGGAGGCACTCTAATCGGCTTACCCGTAGGCGAGCGTTCTTTGGCGGAAAATGGTGAATCCCTCGTTATCCAGTCCATATCAACATTGGGCTTGGAATCATTAGAGGCGGGCTTTTCTCGCTGGAGCAATAATAATTGGACGGTCGAAGAAAAGCTGCGTTATACCAGCAATGGTGAGGTCTGGCTAACCATGATCACTCCCATTGTGGTTGGGCAACATGAATTTTTTATAGGCATCTTTGTACCAGAAAGTTACTTTGCACAGGACAGAGAACGGTGGCTTTATGCTTTAGGCATACTCCTTGTTCTCGTGATCGGCCTCTCTTTTGGTTTGGCCAATGAAATCGCTAGACATCTAAGCAGACCACTGCGTCAACTACTAGAGCAAAGTGAACGAATTGGACGACTTGACTTTCGACCTACCCCTTTTTCCAAAACAGAATGGGAAGAGATCAATCGTCTCGCAGAAGCACAAGAGAAAATGCGTCGCTTGGTAAGCCAAGCAGCAGAAGATCTTGAAGAGATAGTTCGCTCTCGAACTTTAGAGCTTCAAGAAGCAACGCAGGCCAAATCAATGTTTCTGGCCAACATGAGCCATGAGATACGGACACCACTTAATGCGATTATCGGCATGGCCTACTTGGCCTTAAAGACGGACCTTACACCCAAACAAAGAGATTACATAGAAAAAATCTATAAATCCGGAACCTCTTTATTGCAAATCATCAATGATATACTCGATTTTTCCAAAATCGAGTCTGACAACCTTAAGATGGAGCAGATCGACTTTCTCTTGACCGATGTAATGCAAGGCGTTGTTGATGTAAATAGTGGCAAAGCCTACGAAAAAGGGCTAGAATTTCTATATCATATCCCACCGGATATCCCTGTGAGCTTGATTGGCGATCCCCTTCGACTGGGTCAAGTCATTACCAACTTGGTCGACAATGCATTGAAATACACTGCCAAAGGGCAAGTTGCCATTGATGTACAATTGCTCCAAAGCACGAACGGCAAAGTACAGCTTCAGTTTAACGTCAGTGACACCGGCATCGGCTTATCTCAACAAGAAGTAGAAAAGCTATTCCAGCCTTTTACACAAGCCGATGGTTCCACAACTCGCAAGTATGGTGGAACCGGTCTTGGTCTTTCCATCTGCAAGCGTTTGGTGGAAATGATGGAAGGCGCCGTCTGGGTAACCAGTGAAGCAGGCAAAGGCAGTCGATTTAGCTTTACCGCTTGGTTTGGCGTTTCAAAGCTAGAACAACAGCAACAGCGCGTCATACCAGATATACTGAACAACATGCGCCTTCTCGTCGTCGACGACAATCCAATGGCTCTTGAAATAATGGTTGAGTATCTACGTTCTATGGGCTTTCGCGTTGATACAGCCACAAGCGGTGAAGAAGCCATCGCAGCAGTTCATCAATCCGATCGCCAAGATCCCTATGCCATGGTCTTTATGGACTGGCAGATGCCAGGCATCAATGGGATTCAGGCAGCTACGAACATTAAGACAAATTCCGATCTAGAACAGACGCCAGCCGTAATTATGGTCAGCGCCTTAGAAAGAGATGAACTGCGCCACCAGGCAGAGCAAGCGAACTTAGAAGCTGTTCTTACGAAGCCCATTAGCCAGTCCCTCTTAATCGACACCATTGTCCATCTTTTTGCACCGGAAAAAGGTGAGAGCCTACGCAGCCCTACTATTATGGATAAAAATTATGGCTTGGCAGGTCTTCGTGTACTTGTGGCTGAAGACAACGACGTGAATCAGCAGATTGTGCAGGAATTGCTGAAAAGCCAAGGCATCCTTGTAGACCTAGTAGACAACGGCAAAAAGGCTGTTGATAAAGTCTTGCTTTCTACTGCCGAAAAGCCTTATGATCTAGTCCTCCTCGACTTAGAAATGCCTGATATGGATGGATTTGAAGCAGCCCGTGTGATACGAAAGACCGATACAGACGTACCCATCATTGCCTTAACAGCGTGGGCTATGAAAAGTGAACGAGAGCGGTGCCTTGATGCAGGCATGAATGCCCATGTGGCCAAGCCAATTGATCCCCATCTACTTTTTACTACCTTGTCGCAGTACCATCCTTCTGCACAACAATCCAGCCTCATCCCTCAAGAAATCACAGCAATAGGCAGAATGATAGAATCCATACCAGGACTTGATGTAGAAGAAGGGTTGACTCGTGTTGCAGGCAATGTCAGCTTGTACAGAAAACTACTGATGCAATTTGCCAGCAATCAACAAAAAGCATCAGAAACGTTGCAAGAAGCACTGCGTCAAGGAGACAAAGCTACAGCGGTAACAAGGGTCCATTCCATCAAAGGCGTGGCAGGAAACCTAGGCGCTCATACACTGTACGAAAGTGCTGCAGCTTTAGAAGCAGCCCTACTCAACTCAGAAAGTGAAAAATCCGAAACAATAGAAAAGCGTTTTGAACAGTTTTCTCAGCAACTGCATAGAGTGATAGAAGGGATTGAAAGCACGCTATACAACGAAGTGATTGCGAACGAGGCGAATCAGTACGATCGCCCGTCTAGTATAGCCAAACTGAAAAGGTTACAAGATCTACTAGAAGAATACGACAGTGAAGCAATTGATTTTTTCGATTCGGTTCGCGAATCTTGGATGGAATACGTAGACCACAACAAGATCGTTCAATTAGAAAAAGAAATAAAAAGCTATCAATATGATAAGGCCTTACAAATACTGAAAGGCCTAGATGTGGGTGATGGAGAAGGATGA
- a CDS encoding CarD family transcriptional regulator — protein MFQVGDKIVYPMHGAGVIEDIQEKEILGNKQLYYVVTIGNMQVMFPTEAKISIRPVVDVAIVEDVLSSTFQEEVSESSLSHSQRYRMNMNRMKSGDIYEGAQVIRDLVRIAAKRSLTTGDRSMLDNARQIFVSELALVMGIDQEEAKELLEEALESPCAESC, from the coding sequence GTGTTTCAAGTCGGTGATAAGATTGTCTATCCCATGCATGGAGCCGGTGTGATTGAAGATATTCAAGAGAAAGAAATTCTAGGCAACAAGCAACTCTATTATGTTGTAACGATTGGCAACATGCAAGTAATGTTTCCGACAGAGGCGAAAATCTCGATTCGACCCGTTGTAGATGTAGCTATTGTGGAAGATGTACTGTCAAGCACTTTTCAGGAGGAAGTATCTGAGTCGTCTTTGAGTCATTCACAGCGCTATCGGATGAATATGAACCGCATGAAAAGTGGCGATATCTACGAAGGTGCACAGGTGATCCGTGATCTGGTGCGAATTGCCGCGAAGCGTTCTCTGACCACAGGCGATCGCTCTATGTTAGACAATGCACGGCAAATTTTCGTTAGCGAACTGGCTCTTGTGATGGGTATTGATCAGGAAGAAGCGAAGGAATTACTGGAAGAAGCCTTAGAAAGTCCTTGTGCAGAGAGTTGCTAA